A segment of the Aureliella helgolandensis genome:
TAATGACTCATCGCTATGAAGGTTTGAACCTAATCGTGTGCGATGCGGAGAGTGGTTGGGTAGTCCATGCTGATCAAGAGCCTGACGTTGTTCCACTCGAAGAAGGGTTGAACATAATCGGCAATCAAAATGTTAATGATCCGACGGATGAGCGTGTTCAGTTGGCCCATCGCCTGCTTACGCTACAACTGTTGGATTCACCTGTGAAGTTTTTGGCGGTTGCCAGCAAAGTCTTTGCTCGCAGTCCGACGCCGCAAGGCCGTCCCACGATGGTTTCACGCGGAAGCGACTATGGGACGATCAGCAGTAGTTTGATTGCCCTGAGTCCGAAGCCGCGCGATGCGATTTTTCAGTTCTCGGCAGGTGCGCCAGATCAGGCGAAATACGAAGATTATTCACCCATGTTGCGAGACATACTCAGTCGAGGATTGCGTGAAGCGCGGTCCAAGACAAAGGTCAACTGAGTTTTTCCGTAGCAGGACTAATATTTCAACACTCGGGGCAATCAGATTGCCTCGAGTGTTTTTTTTGTGGGGCAGTTTTTTGGGGGGGCAGAGCGAATGCCACCCTGGCAGAGAGGGGAAGCTGTGCTAGTGGCCGGCGCTGCTATGGCTTGCCATCGCGAATCGAGTCGTAGTAGTTGCGAGTATGCTCCGCT
Coding sequences within it:
- a CDS encoding NRDE family protein — translated: MCLLAVLYRLVPESPILVAANREEYYDRPSQPPSIQSGKPRVLCGLDQRAGGTWLGVNQHGMFVGVSSRRGNTDPLGARSRGLLAREVLRTGNARKGVDKAMEELMTHRYEGLNLIVCDAESGWVVHADQEPDVVPLEEGLNIIGNQNVNDPTDERVQLAHRLLTLQLLDSPVKFLAVASKVFARSPTPQGRPTMVSRGSDYGTISSSLIALSPKPRDAIFQFSAGAPDQAKYEDYSPMLRDILSRGLREARSKTKVN